Within Aliivibrio fischeri, the genomic segment TGTTCGATACTGATGACGATCTTCCACAAGAGTCGTTAGACCTATTTAAGATTGTATTAAAGCACCATGCTGATAATCCAGACGCTGATTTCCAACTGATCCCTACCTCTATTTTATGGGGAAGAAAGCCAGGTAAAGAAGGAACAAGTAAACCTCACTTAATGCCACTTAACGGACCTCAAAAATTTGTCACGTTAATAAAAGCAGGACGAGACTCAACCGTTCGTATTAGCCCAGTAGTATCTTTACGTTACATGGCTGATAACCACGGCTCTGATGAAGCCATTGCACATAAATTAGCGCGTGTTGCAAAAATACACTTTTCTCGCCAAAAATTAGCGGCATCAGGTCCTAACCTACCGAATCGCCAAGCGCTATTTAATCGCTTATTAAAATCACAAGCGATTGAGAAAGTCATTTTAGAAGAAGCAAAAAGCCGAAATGTCGATGTAGAGAAAGTGCGTAAAGAAGCCATGGGTATCATGGAAGAAATCGCTACCAACTTCTCTTATTCTCTAATTAAAAATGGTAACCGTATTCTGAAGTGGTTATGGAACCGTTTATATCAGGGATTAAACATCAATAACGCTTCTACTGTGCGTAAATTAGCACAAGAAGGTCATGAGATTGTTTATGTTCCTTGTCATCGTAGTCACATGGATTACCTACTCCTTTCTTATGTTTTATATCATGAAGGTTTAGTTCCACCACATATTGCTGCTGGCATTAACTTAAACTTCTTCCCTGCGGGTCCTATTTTCCGTCGCGGTGGTGCTTTCTTTATTCGTCGTAGCTTTAAAGGTAATCGCCTGTACTCAACCATTTTCCGTGAATATTTAGCTGAGCTTTTTGCAAAAGGATACTCAGTTGAATACTTCAGTGAAGGTGGACGTTCACGTACCGGTCGTTTATTACAAGCGAAAACAGGTATGTTAGCAATGACGGTACAAGCAATGCTACGTGGCTTAAACCGCCCAGTTACCTTAGTACCTGTTTATATTGGGTATGAACACGTAATGGAAGTAACCACTTACGCAAAAGAGCTGCGTGGTAAACGTAAAGAAAAAGAAAATGCAGGTCAGGTATTACGTACACTACGCAAACTACGTAACTTCGGACAAGGTTACGTTAACTTTGGTGAGCCTATCTCATTAAACCATTACTTAAATGAACATGCTCCAAATTGGTCTGAATCAATCAACCCGATTGAACCACAGAAACCAGAATGGATGACACCTGTCGTAAACGGCATCGCTAATAAGATGATGACACATATTAATGATGCAGCGGCAGCTAACGCATTAACACTATGTGCAACCGCTTTACTTGCTGCAAACCAACGAGCACTAAGTAAAGAAGACTTAACAGAACAATTAGATTGTTACCTGCAAATTCTACGTAATGTTCCATACTCAGCAACGGCAACTGTTCCAAGTGAAGATGCTGACGCTTTACTAGAACATGCCATTAAGCTGGATAAGTTTGTTATTGAGAAAGATACGCTAGGTGAGATTGTTTCATTAGATCGTAATCAGTCTCTACTGATGACTTACTATCGAAATAACATTATCCATCTATTTGCACTACCATCATTGATTGCAAAACTCGTCGTTCACCATGACACGATTACCGTAGAACAAATTCAGGACCAGATAAAATTAATTTATCCTTTCCTAAAAGCGGAATTGTTCTTACATTACAAAGAGGAAGAATTGACCTCTATAGTAAATAATCATATTGATGAATTAGTTCAACAAAATCTGATTTTACGTGATGGTGATACACTGCAACTGTGTAATGCAAACATTCGCAAATTGCATTTACTTGCTCATACCATTTCAGAAACTCTACAGCGCTACGCAATCGCACTAACGCATCTTCAAGCATCACCAGATTTGGGCAAAGATGAATTAGAAGAGCAAAGCCAAATCATGGCTCAGCGTTTAAGTCGTCTACATGGTATCAACGCACCTGAGTTCTTTGATAAAGGTGTATTCTGCATTCTGTTTAATACTCTAAAAACAGAAGGATACCTTGATGAAGATGGCGCAGCAGTGTTAAGTAAAGTTGAACCGTTATCGCAAGATATCGCACATCTTCTTACTCCTGAAATTAAGCTAACGATTCATGCAGTAATGACAAAAGAAGACTAATTTAACGTCCCTTTCTTTAAATACAAAAAAAGCCAGTATGATATTAGTCATACTGGCTTTTCTTTTAAAACAATACGTTAAATTAAAACGCTTGCACTGATAGCAATAAAAATCAGTCCACCGACATAGTTATTATTTAAAAACGCTTTAAAGCAAGCTTCCCTTTCACGTCCTTTTATTAACCATTGCTGATACACAAAAAATCCAGCAGCCGCTAATATTCCCCAATAATAAATACCAGAAAGCGCTAATTGAGAGCCTAATACGATCAATAATGCCAATACCGATAACTGCAATAAACCGATAATCGTTTTATCATAGCGTCCAAACAAAATGGCTGTTGATTTAATACCAATCTTTACATCATCATCTCTGTCCACCATTGCATACTGTGTATCGTAGGCGATCGTCCACAATGCATTAATCACAAACAGTAACCACGCTTCAGGTGGTACCTGATTTGATTCTGCTGCGTATGCCATTGGAATTGCCCAGCTAAATGCTAGTCCAAGTACAAACTGAGGGAGATACGTCACTCGTTTCATAAAAGGGTAAGCAATGGCAAGAACAATGCCGATACCAGATAGCATAATCGTTAAGGTGTTCATGGTTAAAACAAGAAGAAAAGAACACACAACCAAAACAACAAAAAGAGACAACGCTTCTTTTGAAGAGATAAGTCCAGAAGGCAATGGACGATTAGCCGTTCGTTTTACATGACCATCCACTTTACGGTCCGCAAAATCATTAATCACGCACCCCGCAGAGCGCATAAAAACCACACCTAATACAAATACAATAAGTACGTGCCAATCAGGCAATCCATCGGCTGCTAAAAATAAAGCCCACAATGTTGGCCATAAAAGCAATAGAGAACCAATTGGACGATTCATTCGGGTCAATTGCCAAAACGCCTCTGCTTTTGACATGTTCATGATTCCACTTCCTTTGAATAAATGGGTGCTTCTGGTAAAAATAACTCTGCAACTAGCATAGGTTTATTATTCATCCATAATCGAGAACGACGAGCAAACAACTCTCCTCTTTCTGTCATTATTGTTCCTACTTGTAATTTATCTCTATGTGCACTTTGAGCACTAAATACAGTAATTCCTAAAGGAGTATGACCTTGACGAGTTAAATCATGCGGCTGATCTTGCAATGATGATAACGGAATTAATGTTCTACCATAAACCCACGATTGCTGATCACCTTTTAAGATGACTTTTCGACGCAAACACACTTCTCCGCTAAGAAGAGCTTCCTCTTCTACGGTTAATTTATCTGGATTCACATGGGTATTATCCAATACCGATACCGATAACACATTGCAATGCTGCTCTAAACGACGTGATAGTGAATCTAATCCTAGCAACCAATAACGCTGCAGGTCATTACTACACTCAAATGTATCGGCCTCTTGCCACTGCACTCTTTTTAGTACAGAAGCACACCAAGAATTGATATCTGACATATTCTCTATAACATCTTTCACATATATTGCTTTATATTGAAAGATTGTAGTTAATTTTTTCTCACAACTGCCGACTATTGTATCAAGTAATAAAATAAATTGACTGATGAATGGATTAGAAAATGACAAAGAAATCATTATTTGCAGGGTTACTGCTGATTATTAGCCAAATATTCTCCCCTGCAATCCACGCAGAAGAAGAAGTCGCACCTCAAATGGGCTACTTTACACTGGCTCCAGATTTAACAACGAATTTTGTGACAACAGGAAAAAAACTAGGTTACATCCAAATTCGAGTAGATATTCTTGTTGCAGATAATCGAGATTTACCGCAATTAGAGCGTCATAATCCACAGATCCGAAACGCATTAGTTGAAGTGTTAGGACAACAACCAGAACAAAGAATTAAATCCCTGGCGGGTCGTGAAGAAATAAGAAAAGAATGTTTAACTGCAATTAATGAGTTGTTGCTTGCAGAAACAGGAAAAACGTTAGCCGTTGATTTACTGTTTACCAAATACATTTATCAATAACTATTTTTACGTTAGATATTTTTATTTATCTACGTCAATATAAAATGAGCGAGGTAATCATTACCTCGCTCATTTTTTTTAACTCAATGAAGATTTTCTAAAGCGACTATCAATCCAGCAATTACACATCCGGTGATTAAGCCTGCTAAATGCGCTGTATTTGCAATTGCCATAAAAGGTTGTACATAACCTAAAATTAGCCAAACAAGCATAAAACCAACTATTGGTTTAGATACGGAAATACCTTTCTCTGGCGCTAACCAGCCAATAAACCAAGAGTAACCGAGTAATGCATACACCACACCAGATAGCCCACCAAAGTTAGCACCTTCAACCCAGAACTGACCTAAACCAGAAAACAGCGCAGAAAATAAAAACAGCTGTACTAACTTAGTTCGACCTAATCGTAATTCAATATCCCCGCCTAGCTGCCACCACCACAATAAATTAAAAATTATATGTGTCGCAGAAAAGTGCAGCAATGCATGTGAGAACCAGCGCCATACTTCAACACTCTGTCCTTGATAGGCAGGAAAGTGTAACGCTTGGAAAATCGAGTTATTCCACCCTAATTGTTGCAAAGCAAAAATCACAATACACACAAGCATTATCGACAACGTAAAGATCCCAGCTTTAGCTTTGATCATTTTCATGAGATTAGGCGAACCATATGCAAACTTTGCTGTTCGTGTATCCGCCATATCCCATGATGCTGATTGGTATTTAACATCATTAGGGTTACGTAAAAATGCCTGTAATTCTGATTCGACTTCCAGTAAATAAGCATCATCAGAAACAACCCATAAAGCAAACTGTCCATCCCTTCTGGCATCATTCTGATATCGATATGTCTTGATGCCATATAATCAATGAATGCTTGTCCTGCTCTAGGGTTTGATAATGCGATTAATCTTTGCATACGCTTTTATTTCTCCACAGGTAACCCTGCTTTATGCCAACCTTCAAATCCACCATCAACACTATAAACTTCTTCATAGCCTTGATTCACTAAATACTGAGCTGCACCTTGGCTACTATGTCCGTGATAGCACATAACCAAAACCGGTTGTTCAAAATCAATCTCATTCATTAACTCAACGATCGTGTCATTAGTTAAATGAAATGCATTTTCTACATGCCCTCTAATGAAGGATTGTGGATCCCTAATATCTACCAATACAACATTAAGATCTTGCTGTTGTAATTTTTCTTGAGCGTCTACTACTGATATATGTTGAAACTGATCCATTATGAGCCTTTCTCTCTGTTTTTTATTTATTGTACCCTCGATTAACCACAAGAAAAACACAGAGTACGTAAGGGTTAAACAAAGTTATCCACATAGTTATTATCCACACATTTTTTTAGACTATTTTTGACTGTTTAATTTTTACCCACCTGTGGAGAAAGCTGTGAATTACGTTGATAAAGTAGTTTATGAAAAAGCGATCCACTATATGTAGTAAAGATCCTTTTTAAAGTGTGGATATAAATTCTGTTGCTAAGCTATCGTGTTATCTAGGTTTTACTGGATTTAATTAAGATCTAAACAGATAACTCCCCACTTATACACAAGATATTTTTATTATAATCCATCGAATTAATCAAACTCTTGATCATATCAATACATTAATGATATCAATCCGATTAATCAGTCGTTCGATTACTTCAGGTATAAAAAAAGCTGAACTCTTTCAAGTTCAGCCTTTTTTAAAATTCTTATCTTAATTAAAGAACATCACCAACGGCGTCCTTCAATTTTTTCATCGCATTCTTCTCAAGTTGACGAATTCGCTCCGCCGATACTTGATAAGTATCTGCTAACTCTTGCAGTGTCGCTTTCTCATCCGCTAACCAACGAGATTGAACAATATGTTGGCTACGTTCATCTAGCGTCGCAATCGCATTTGCTAAACGATTATTTGTATAATCTTCCCAGTTGTCTTCTTCTAGAGAGTAAGCAACATCAGATTGCTTATCTTCTAAATAGTAAACTGGTGCCGTAAACGCCATATCACGATCATCATCTTCAGCTGGAGCTTCAAACGTTGAGTCTTGAGCTGCAAGTCTTGCTTCCATCTCTCGAACTTCAGAAGGTGCAACACCAAGATCTTTTGCAACGGCTTCAACTTCACCGTTGTTAAACCAACCTAAACGTTTTTTATTCTTTCTTAAATTAAAAAACAATTTACGTTGCGCTTTGGTTGTTGCTACTTTCACGATACGCCAGTTTCTTAATACGTATTCATGAATTTCAGCTTTGATCCAGTGCACAGCAAAAGAGACCAAACGTACACCCACTTCAGGGTTAAAACGTTTTACTGCTTTCATTAAGCCTACGTTACCTTCTTGAATAAGATCCGCTAAAGGTAGGCCGTAACCAGAATAACCACGGGCAACATGCACGACGAAACGAAGATGAGATAGGATCAGCTCTTTCGCTGCCTCTATTTCTTCTTTGTAGTGTAAACGCTCCGCTAGCTCACGTTCCTCTGCCACAGTTAACATTGGGTAACTATTAACAGATCGTAGATAGCTATCGATACTATCTTGTGAAACGACAGCCATTGAATACATTTCTTTCGACATTCAAATCCCCATTTATATCTTGGTATTACTTAACTTAACCTTGCAATAATGTACTTAAAGTAAACAGACTGCAAGTGAAAGGCGGAAAATTATCCACACTTTATTGACTAATTTCTGTTAAGTAAGTTCAGTTTTTAACAAAACAAAAACAAAAAAGCCGCTAATTCAATCAATTAGCGGCTTAAGATCTTATTTAAAACAAGGAGCGTTTTGTTTTATACCGGTTCAATTTCTTTTAAATGACGCAATACTGAAATTCGAGCCGCTAGCAAACCTAAGAAAGACGATAACATAAGCAATAGCAAACTCTCATCCCACGTTAAACCGACTAAACGGAAAATGCTATCGTAAAGTACCGCCACATTATCTACTGCGCCATTTAAGGTAACCGTAATAATTGCAGTTAATAACCAAGCAACAAAGCCACCTAATAGACCAAACCACATACCTGTATACAAGTAAGGACGTAAAATAAAAGTATTGGTTGCACCAACTAATTTCATTACCTGAATTTCATCTTTTTGCTCTAATACATTAAAACGTAATGTATTACCAACAATCAAAAAGACAGCAACAAACATTAAAATAGCCAATGTCGTTGCGACCACAACCGCTACGTGTTTAATTGCATCCAATCGAGCTAACCAATCATCATCCAAACGAACTTCGTTTACATAAGATTGCTGCTTTAAACGATTAACTAGCTGGTTTACTTGTTCTGTACCTTGCCACTCTGTTTTCGGTGAAACAATTAACACTGCGGGTAACGGATTGCTATCTAATAGTGTTAGTGCTTGCTCAAAACCTGAATGCTCACTCAGCTCTTTTAACCCCTCTTGTGGAGAGATGTACTGAACAGCCTCGATTTCCTTCCAGCGTTCTAGCTCACTTTTCAACGTTTGAACTTTTGTTTCTGCAACGTCTTGTTGCAAATACAAACTGACTTGCGAAGGCGCTTGCCATTTTGAAGCGACAATCGTTAAGTTTTTACCAATTAAGTACATACTTGAAGGTAAGGTTAATGACATAGCAATCACCGCTAATGTCAGCATATTACCTAAAGGACGACGTAACAGCTCTTGAAAAGAAAGCTTGGCTTGTTTCTTATGAGTCGCCCAGAATCCATCATTTGATGCGCCTTGAGTATTTTTAGGTTTACGCTTAGCCATGATCAGCTACCTCGCGTAAACACCCTTGGTGTAAATCAAAACGACGGTATTTATTACCACCAATTAATGATAAATCATGTGAAGCCATTAATACGCTTACTCCCACACGATTAAACTCAGCAAAAAGATTAAACACCTGACGAGATAACTGAGGATCTAAGTTACCTGTCGGTTCATCAGCCAATAGCAACATAGGTTTATTTACAACCGCACGAGCAATACCCACACGTTGTTGTTCACCACCTGACAATTGCATAGGGTAACTTTTTGCTTTATCTAATAACCCAGTTTTATCTAATGCCGCCGAGACTCGGCGCTTAATATCATTTTCTCGTACTGATTCAACACGCATTGGTAATGCAACATTATCGAAAACAGTACGATTCATCAGTAATTTATGATCTTGAAAAACGATACCGATATTACGACGTAAGAATGGAATATCTTGATTCGAAATTTTTGTAATATCATGACCATTAAATAAGATCTTGCCATCACTTGGACGTTCAATTGCACAGATCAGTTTCAACAACGTACTTTTACCAGCCCCTGAATGACCACTCAAAAAAGCCATTTCACCTCTATTTAAATGAAAATTTACTTTTTGTAATGCTGGACGACCACCTCGATAGGCTTTCGACACTTGCTGAAATCGAATCACGCGCTATTCCTCACGACTAAATAATGCTTCAATAAAATCTTGCGCCACAAATGGACGTAAATCATCAATGCCTTCACCGACACCGATAAAACGGATTGGAATTTGGAATTGATCCGCAATAGAGAAAATAACACCACCTTTTGCTGTACCGTCCAATTTCGTTAATGTAATTCCAGTTACTGGAGCAACATCACTGAACAATTTAGCTTGGCTAATAGCATTTTGACCCGTACCTGCATCTAAAGTTAACATGATCTCATGCGGCGCTGATGGGTCAATTTTCTTCATTACACGAACAATTTTACGCAATTCCTCCATTAAGTTACTCTTATTTTGGAGACGACCTGCAGTATCGGCAATAACAACGTCAACTTTACGTGCTCGTGCAGCTTCAATTGCATCGTAAATAACGGATGCACTGTCTGCACCAGTATGTTGAGCAATAACAGGAACATCATTACGCTGACCCCAAACCTGAAGTTGCTCAACAGCCGCTGCACGGAACGTATCGCCCGCCGCCAACATGACTGACTTACCTTCATTTTGGAATTGTTTTGCTAACTTACCGATCGTTGTTGTTTTACCAACACCATTTACGCCAACCATTAAAATCACGTGTGGCATATTTTTTTCGTTAATTTCTAATGGTTGTTCAACTTTAGCTAAGATTTCAGCCATTTCTTCTTTTAGTAAACCATATAATGCTTCACCATCTTTAAGATCTTGCTTACTTGCTTTTTCAGTTAGACTATCGATAATTCTAACTGTCGTGTCCATTCCCACATCGGCAATTAATAACTGTTCTTCAAGCTCTTCAAACAGCTCATCATCAATTTTTTTACCGCTAAATAAACCAAAGAATCCTGCACCAATATTCTCTTTTGTGCGTTGTAAACTACGCTTTAAACGAGCAAAGAAACTTTCTGTTGGTTTTTCTTGAACTTCTTCCACTTTAATTACAGGCTCAGCCTCTAATTCCGCTTCAGGTTCTTTCTCAGTAACAACGTCTTCCGCTTCTGTCGCTTCTTCAGCTTGTACCGTTACTTTCTCACTTTCTTTAGGCTGTTCAAGCTCTGCATCTTCCACTACACTCTCTACGGCACTATCATCTTTAGATGGAGCCTGAGAAAGCGTTTCTGCATTTTCTTCTACTGATTGTTGTTCTACTGCTGGTTGTTCGGCTTTTTCTTCATCACCAAAACCTAACCAAGACAATAATCCGCGTTTCTTTTTGCCTGTCATTGGGAAATCCTAGAATTAAATTGGTACAATTTTCTCGTATACTATCACTTTCTGAGCGGTCAAAAAATCTATGGTTAAACGTAAACAACACTCACCTCGCACTTCTGGCACAAATGGTCGCTCAGGAAGCATTCGTATTATCAGTGGACGCTGGCGCGGACGCAAACTTCCAGTACATGATGCAGAAGGATTACGACCAACCACGGACCGTGTAAAAGAGACTGTTTTTAACTGGTTAGCACCTGATATTCCTCGAGCTCGTTGTTTGGATCTTTTTTCTGGCAGCGGCGGTTTAGGTTTTGAAGCCGCTTCTCGTGGTGCTGAACACGTCGTAATGCTTGAATTAAATAAACAAGCTCATGCACAACTTAAACAAAATGCAGAGAGTTTAAAAGCAGATAATATCGAAATTCATCATACCGATGCATTAACGTTTTTAAATCAAGCTGCAACTCCATTTGATGTTGTTTTTATTGACCCTCCATTCAGAAAAGATTTATTAGAAGAAACCTTAACAAAATTAGAAAATAATGGATGGTTAGCAGCAAACGCTATGATATACATTGAAGCAGAAAAAGAATTAAACTCATTACCGGTTCCTGCACATTGGCATCTAAGCAAAGATAAAACAGCAGGACAAGTTACCTTCAAATTATATGAAAGAGAGGAATAGATGAAAGGATTGATCATTCTTGCTAAAGCTGCCATTGCCTTTGTGTGGTTTATTTTAATTTTAAATTTCTTTATGCCATTCCCAGGTAAAGCCGCCATTGCTCTTTACATCATGACTGCATTTTTATTTATGATGCATGGTTTGCAGATGCTTATCTTTATTGGTGCTTTTGGCGATAAAATATCAATGAGTCGTTGGGAAAAATGGTCAATACTCATCTTTGGTGTATTTGCTTTATTAGACATCAGAAAAAAACACATGATGTAAAATACCCACTATAAATAGATTATTTTAAAAGGAGCGCTCAGCTCCTTTTTTTATACTACGTCCCCACCTCTTCAACTCATTTTTAATGGGTATCTATGCTACCATTGCCGATATTCTTCTGAACTTTAATCTTGGTACACATTTATGGATACGCTTTCTGCCGCTGTCATGCTTTTTCTAATAATGGACCCTATGGGCAATTTACCTGTATTTACGGCCATTCTTAAACACGTAGAAAAAAAGCGTAGACGTATAATTTTAATCAGAGAGCTACTTATTGCGCTGGCAATCATGATGGCATTTCTGTTTATGGGGGAGCAAATCCTTAATTTCTTAAGCCTTAAAAAAGAAGCCGTATCGATTTCAGGTGCCATTATCTTATTCTTAATTGGCTTAAAAATGATTTTCCCACCAGAGGGGGATTAGGTGCAAGTTTAGGGGCAGGTGATGAACCGTTAATTGTACCACTTGCTATCCCTATGATTGCTGGTCCTTCTATTCTCGCTACATTATTACTTTTAGCTCACCAAGAGCCAGATCGCATGCTTGATTGGAGCCTTGCTTTATTAGGTGCGTGGTCAGCAACAACCGTTATTTTAATGTTTTCTGAAATATTCCAACGCGTGGTTGGTGAAAAAGGGTTAGCAGCAATAGAACGCTTAATGGGTATGCTACTACTGATGATATCAGTGCAGATGTTCTTAGATGGCATCATGAGCTACTTCAGCCATATTTAATCTAAACCATCACTTTCAAATAAAAAGGTCGCTATATGCGACCTTTTTATTTATACCAATATAATTAATGGTGACACATGCGCTCAGGGTTTGCTGTAAGCCCTTCTTCCGTT encodes:
- the plsB gene encoding glycerol-3-phosphate 1-O-acyltransferase PlsB, translating into MSTGHTIYHSLLKLPLSVMVKSSSIPSNPIEDLKIDLERPIIYALPFRSHVDLLTLQKSALELGLPDPLSPIEIEGVKYPRYVFTSIGPKMFDTDDDLPQESLDLFKIVLKHHADNPDADFQLIPTSILWGRKPGKEGTSKPHLMPLNGPQKFVTLIKAGRDSTVRISPVVSLRYMADNHGSDEAIAHKLARVAKIHFSRQKLAASGPNLPNRQALFNRLLKSQAIEKVILEEAKSRNVDVEKVRKEAMGIMEEIATNFSYSLIKNGNRILKWLWNRLYQGLNINNASTVRKLAQEGHEIVYVPCHRSHMDYLLLSYVLYHEGLVPPHIAAGINLNFFPAGPIFRRGGAFFIRRSFKGNRLYSTIFREYLAELFAKGYSVEYFSEGGRSRTGRLLQAKTGMLAMTVQAMLRGLNRPVTLVPVYIGYEHVMEVTTYAKELRGKRKEKENAGQVLRTLRKLRNFGQGYVNFGEPISLNHYLNEHAPNWSESINPIEPQKPEWMTPVVNGIANKMMTHINDAAAANALTLCATALLAANQRALSKEDLTEQLDCYLQILRNVPYSATATVPSEDADALLEHAIKLDKFVIEKDTLGEIVSLDRNQSLLMTYYRNNIIHLFALPSLIAKLVVHHDTITVEQIQDQIKLIYPFLKAELFLHYKEEELTSIVNNHIDELVQQNLILRDGDTLQLCNANIRKLHLLAHTISETLQRYAIALTHLQASPDLGKDELEEQSQIMAQRLSRLHGINAPEFFDKGVFCILFNTLKTEGYLDEDGAAVLSKVEPLSQDIAHLLTPEIKLTIHAVMTKED
- the ubiA gene encoding 4-hydroxybenzoate octaprenyltransferase, which translates into the protein MNMSKAEAFWQLTRMNRPIGSLLLLWPTLWALFLAADGLPDWHVLIVFVLGVVFMRSAGCVINDFADRKVDGHVKRTANRPLPSGLISSKEALSLFVVLVVCSFLLVLTMNTLTIMLSGIGIVLAIAYPFMKRVTYLPQFVLGLAFSWAIPMAYAAESNQVPPEAWLLFVINALWTIAYDTQYAMVDRDDDVKIGIKSTAILFGRYDKTIIGLLQLSVLALLIVLGSQLALSGIYYWGILAAAGFFVYQQWLIKGREREACFKAFLNNNYVGGLIFIAISASVLI
- a CDS encoding chorismate lyase, producing the protein MSDINSWCASVLKRVQWQEADTFECSNDLQRYWLLGLDSLSRRLEQHCNVLSVSVLDNTHVNPDKLTVEEEALLSGEVCLRRKVILKGDQQSWVYGRTLIPLSSLQDQPHDLTRQGHTPLGITVFSAQSAHRDKLQVGTIMTERGELFARRSRLWMNNKPMLVAELFLPEAPIYSKEVES
- a CDS encoding flagellar basal body-associated protein FliL, which encodes MTKKSLFAGLLLIISQIFSPAIHAEEEVAPQMGYFTLAPDLTTNFVTTGKKLGYIQIRVDILVADNRDLPQLERHNPQIRNALVEVLGQQPEQRIKSLAGREEIRKECLTAINELLLAETGKTLAVDLLFTKYIYQ
- the glpE gene encoding thiosulfate sulfurtransferase GlpE, which gives rise to MDQFQHISVVDAQEKLQQQDLNVVLVDIRDPQSFIRGHVENAFHLTNDTIVELMNEIDFEQPVLVMCYHGHSSQGAAQYLVNQGYEEVYSVDGGFEGWHKAGLPVEK
- the rpoH gene encoding RNA polymerase sigma factor RpoH: MSKEMYSMAVVSQDSIDSYLRSVNSYPMLTVAEERELAERLHYKEEIEAAKELILSHLRFVVHVARGYSGYGLPLADLIQEGNVGLMKAVKRFNPEVGVRLVSFAVHWIKAEIHEYVLRNWRIVKVATTKAQRKLFFNLRKNKKRLGWFNNGEVEAVAKDLGVAPSEVREMEARLAAQDSTFEAPAEDDDRDMAFTAPVYYLEDKQSDVAYSLEEDNWEDYTNNRLANAIATLDERSQHIVQSRWLADEKATLQELADTYQVSAERIRQLEKNAMKKLKDAVGDVL
- the ftsX gene encoding permease-like cell division protein FtsX; translated protein: MAKRKPKNTQGASNDGFWATHKKQAKLSFQELLRRPLGNMLTLAVIAMSLTLPSSMYLIGKNLTIVASKWQAPSQVSLYLQQDVAETKVQTLKSELERWKEIEAVQYISPQEGLKELSEHSGFEQALTLLDSNPLPAVLIVSPKTEWQGTEQVNQLVNRLKQQSYVNEVRLDDDWLARLDAIKHVAVVVATTLAILMFVAVFLIVGNTLRFNVLEQKDEIQVMKLVGATNTFILRPYLYTGMWFGLLGGFVAWLLTAIITVTLNGAVDNVAVLYDSIFRLVGLTWDESLLLLMLSSFLGLLAARISVLRHLKEIEPV
- the ftsE gene encoding cell division ATP-binding protein FtsE encodes the protein MIRFQQVSKAYRGGRPALQKVNFHLNRGEMAFLSGHSGAGKSTLLKLICAIERPSDGKILFNGHDITKISNQDIPFLRRNIGIVFQDHKLLMNRTVFDNVALPMRVESVRENDIKRRVSAALDKTGLLDKAKSYPMQLSGGEQQRVGIARAVVNKPMLLLADEPTGNLDPQLSRQVFNLFAEFNRVGVSVLMASHDLSLIGGNKYRRFDLHQGCLREVADHG
- the ftsY gene encoding signal recognition particle-docking protein FtsY, producing MTGKKKRGLLSWLGFGDEEKAEQPAVEQQSVEENAETLSQAPSKDDSAVESVVEDAELEQPKESEKVTVQAEEATEAEDVVTEKEPEAELEAEPVIKVEEVQEKPTESFFARLKRSLQRTKENIGAGFFGLFSGKKIDDELFEELEEQLLIADVGMDTTVRIIDSLTEKASKQDLKDGEALYGLLKEEMAEILAKVEQPLEINEKNMPHVILMVGVNGVGKTTTIGKLAKQFQNEGKSVMLAAGDTFRAAAVEQLQVWGQRNDVPVIAQHTGADSASVIYDAIEAARARKVDVVIADTAGRLQNKSNLMEELRKIVRVMKKIDPSAPHEIMLTLDAGTGQNAISQAKLFSDVAPVTGITLTKLDGTAKGGVIFSIADQFQIPIRFIGVGEGIDDLRPFVAQDFIEALFSREE
- the rsmD gene encoding 16S rRNA (guanine(966)-N(2))-methyltransferase RsmD, with protein sequence MVKRKQHSPRTSGTNGRSGSIRIISGRWRGRKLPVHDAEGLRPTTDRVKETVFNWLAPDIPRARCLDLFSGSGGLGFEAASRGAEHVVMLELNKQAHAQLKQNAESLKADNIEIHHTDALTFLNQAATPFDVVFIDPPFRKDLLEETLTKLENNGWLAANAMIYIEAEKELNSLPVPAHWHLSKDKTAGQVTFKLYEREE
- a CDS encoding DUF1145 domain-containing protein, translating into MKGLIILAKAAIAFVWFILILNFFMPFPGKAAIALYIMTAFLFMMHGLQMLIFIGAFGDKISMSRWEKWSILIFGVFALLDIRKKHMM